The genomic interval ATTGATAGTAGATGGGTAATGTGATGACCCGTGAGAAGTTGTCATAGGCCCGGGGATGATCCTCTATGCGATAGCCCAGCTCTCTGTAGGCAGTGAGCATGGGCAAGGGAATGAAATGCACATTGACGCTCACTCCTCTGAATTCAATGCCTTCGATGATCCGGTCCCGGGTCGCCTCATCGATTCCACGTATACGAAGCATGTAGAGATGCCAGCTCGGAGTCACCTCCTCATCGGCTCCGGGAGGGGCTTGGAACCATTCCTCTTCTGAAAAAGCTTCCGTATAGCGCTCGTGGATCGCTCTTCTTCTCTGGAGATTCTCAGCGTAGCGCTTGATCTCCACCAGCCCGAGGGATGCGTGGATGTCGGTCATATTGCACTTGTGGCCAGGTTGTACTACGTCATATCGCCAGCCGGCCTTCTGGGTCTTGGCAAGGGCGTCTTTGTTCTGCCCATGGAGTGAAAGTGTATTCAATTCCTTATAGACAGTCTCCAGATGAAAGGAGTTAGGTAGATTGAAGGTGATAGCACCCCCTTCTGCAGTGGTCAGGTTCTTCACAGCATGAAAGGAGAATACGGTGACATCGGCCAGTTTACCGGACATAAAACCTCCGCGTTGGGCACCGAATGAATGTGCAGCATCGGCCAGGATCAGTATACGTCCTAGATTGCTTTGTGCATCGGATCTTGGCTGGAACTGCTCAGTGTACACGTCTTCGCTTACAAGCTCCCGTATAGCCCGATG from Flavobacteriales bacterium carries:
- a CDS encoding DegT/DnrJ/EryC1/StrS family aminotransferase, which codes for MIPFSPPRIDEASIAEVVDTLRSGWITTGPKTKALEQEISKYCGTSRSICLNSWTNAAELFLRWWGIQAGDEVIIPSYTYCATANIILHLGAVPVMVDVDDDFLMNKDELREAITPRTKVIMPVDIGGRPCDHRAIRELVSEDVYTEQFQPRSDAQSNLGRILILADAAHSFGAQRGGFMSGKLADVTVFSFHAVKNLTTAEGGAITFNLPNSFHLETVYKELNTLSLHGQNKDALAKTQKAGWRYDVVQPGHKCNMTDIHASLGLVEIKRYAENLQRRRAIHERYTEAFSEEEWFQAPPGADEEVTPSWHLYMLRIRGIDEATRDRIIEGIEFRGVSVNVHFIPLPMLTAYRELGYRIEDHPRAYDNFSRVITLPIYYQ